One window of the Esox lucius isolate fEsoLuc1 chromosome 8, fEsoLuc1.pri, whole genome shotgun sequence genome contains the following:
- the dohh gene encoding deoxyhypusine hydroxylase: protein MASEQEVSAVGKILANPKQDLTTRFRALFTLRNIGGPEAIKWISQTFVDDSALLKHELAYCLGQMQDERAIPTLEIVLKDRTQEPMVRHEAGEALGAIGNPRVLDLLKEYSEDPVIEVAETCQLAVRRLEWLMCGGDRKGEKGTEGNPYCSVDPAPAARKKTVSELRTQLLDESLMLFERYRAMFALRNLGTEEAVLALGDGLQCSSALFRHEIGFVLGQMQHPASIPQLKAALELDGENAMVRHECAEALGSIGKEECMKILEQYRKDKDRVVKESCEVALDMLEYENSTQFQYADGLLRLQGEQ, encoded by the exons ATGGCAAGTGAGCAGGAGGTATCAGCAGTGGGCAAGATTCTAGCCAATCCAAAGCAGGACCTGACAACACGGTTCCGAGCTCTCTTCACCCTGCGTAACATTGGTGGCCCAGAGGCCATTAAATGGATCAGTCAGACTTTTGTGGATGACTCCGCTCTATTGAAACATGAGCTTGCATACTGCTTGGGCCAAATGCAGGATGAGAGGGCCATCCCCACACTAGAGATTGTTCTAAAAGACAGAACACAAGAACCTATGGTGAGGCATGAAGCAG GGGAAGCCCTGGGAGCAATTGGAAACCCCAGGGTCCTTGATTTACTGAAAGAGTACTCCGAGGACCCAGTTATTGAG GTGGCAGAGACGTGTCAGTTGGCTGTCAGGCGGTTGGAGTGGCTGATGTGTGGTGGGGACAGGAAAGGAGAGAAGGGCACTGAAGGAAACCCCTACTGTTCTGTGGACCCTGCTCCAGCTGCCCGGAAGAAGACTGTCAGTGAGCTTCGGACACAGCTGCTGGATGAGAGTTTGATGCTTTTTGAGCGCTACAGGGCCATGTTTGCCCTTCGGAACCTGGGCACTGAGGAGGCTGTCCTGGCTCTAGGAGATG GACTTCAATGTAGCAGTGCCTTGTTCCGCCATGAGATTGGCTTTGTCCTGGGTCAGATGCAGCATCCAGCAAGCATCCCGCAGCTGAAGGCAGCCTTGGAGCTGGACGGGGAGAATGCTATGGTGAGGCACGAGTGTGCCGAGGCCCTCGGGTCCATCGGCAAGGAGGAGTGTATGAAGATCCTGGAGCAGTACAGGAAGGACAAAGATCGTGTGGTGAAGGAGAGTTGTGAGGTAGCACTGGACATGCTGGAGTATGAGAACAGCACACAGTTCCAGTATGCTGATGGTTTATTAAGGCTGCAGGGGGAGCAGTAA